One genomic window of Cupriavidus oxalaticus includes the following:
- the trpC gene encoding indole-3-glycerol phosphate synthase TrpC: MSDILDKILAVKADEVAAARKKRDLPSLRAEAESLRTEPGLAPRGFERALREKIAAGHAGVIAEVKKASPSKGVLRENFVPEAIAESYATHGAACLSVLTDVNFFQGHADYLKRARGACPLPALRKDFMVDLYQVYEARTWGADCILLIVAALDHGLMAELEACALELGMDVLVEVHGDDELDAALRLKTPLLGVNNRNLRTFEVSLDNTLGLLPHISADKLVVTESGILGQADVKRMRDANVHAFLVGEAFMRAPDPGVELARLFG, encoded by the coding sequence ATGTCAGATATCCTGGACAAAATCCTGGCCGTGAAGGCCGATGAAGTGGCCGCCGCGCGCAAGAAGCGCGACCTGCCCAGCCTGCGCGCCGAGGCCGAGAGCCTGCGCACCGAGCCCGGCCTGGCACCGCGCGGTTTCGAGCGCGCGCTGCGCGAAAAGATCGCGGCTGGCCATGCCGGCGTGATCGCGGAGGTGAAGAAGGCCTCGCCGTCCAAGGGCGTGCTGCGCGAGAACTTCGTGCCCGAAGCCATCGCCGAGAGCTATGCCACCCACGGCGCGGCCTGCCTGTCGGTGCTGACCGACGTGAATTTCTTCCAGGGCCATGCCGATTACCTGAAGCGCGCGCGCGGCGCGTGCCCGCTGCCTGCGCTGCGCAAGGACTTCATGGTCGACCTGTACCAGGTCTACGAGGCCCGCACCTGGGGCGCCGACTGCATCCTGCTGATCGTCGCCGCGCTGGACCATGGCCTGATGGCCGAGCTGGAAGCCTGTGCGCTGGAACTCGGCATGGACGTGCTGGTGGAAGTGCACGGCGACGATGAGCTCGACGCCGCGCTGCGGCTGAAGACGCCGCTGCTGGGCGTGAATAACCGCAACCTGCGCACGTTCGAGGTGTCGCTGGACAATACGCTGGGCCTGCTGCCGCATATTTCGGCTGACAAGCTGGTGGTGACCGAATCGGGCATCCTCGGCCAGGCGGATGTGAAGCGCATGCGCGATGCCAATGTGCATGCGTTCCTGGTGGGCGAGGCGTTCATGCGGGCGCCGGATCCGGGGGTGGAGCTGGCGCGGTTGTTTGGCTGA
- a CDS encoding CYTH domain-containing protein, with protein MPQEIELKLAVPDAALAPLAAWLDANGQPQGEATLLNVYLDTPEHDLAQARAALRLRRKGAQWLQTLKTAGSSQAGLATRHEWETGIAGEAIELQTFPAEAQSVLAPLVSKLAPVFRTDFIRRTWIVTQDGARIEAALDTGTITAPASAAQERIQELELEWLDGDAAHAADALRAFAAQLGAVATLAPSDLSKAARGYRLAGIAEGKAS; from the coding sequence ATGCCCCAGGAAATCGAACTCAAACTCGCCGTCCCCGACGCCGCCCTCGCCCCGCTGGCCGCCTGGCTCGACGCCAACGGCCAGCCGCAGGGCGAAGCGACCCTGCTCAACGTCTACCTCGACACGCCCGAACACGACCTGGCGCAGGCCCGCGCCGCGCTGCGCCTGCGCCGCAAGGGCGCGCAATGGCTGCAGACGCTGAAGACCGCCGGCAGCAGCCAGGCAGGCTTGGCCACGCGCCATGAATGGGAAACCGGAATCGCCGGGGAGGCCATCGAGCTGCAGACCTTCCCCGCTGAAGCGCAATCCGTGCTCGCGCCACTGGTCAGCAAGCTGGCACCGGTGTTCCGTACCGACTTCATCCGCCGCACCTGGATCGTCACGCAGGACGGCGCGCGTATCGAGGCTGCCCTCGACACCGGCACCATTACCGCGCCGGCCAGCGCCGCGCAGGAACGCATCCAGGAACTCGAACTGGAATGGCTCGACGGCGACGCCGCGCACGCGGCCGATGCCCTGCGCGCCTTCGCCGCACAGCTTGGCGCCGTGGCCACGCTGGCGCCTTCCGATCTCAGCAAAGCCGCGCGCGGCTACCGCCTCGCGGGAATCGCCGAAGGCAAGGCGTCATAA
- a CDS encoding uracil-DNA glycosylase translates to MQADLFAAEAPCAPGEPSPAASLQAQADALPAAWRALLAPCITVPAWQELAAFVDGERAAGKPVFPHHVFHALHLTPPDAVKVVILGQDPYHGTGTVGGVELPQAHGLAFSVQEGIKVPPSLRNIFKEIAAEFGVDSTPPRTSGNLEGWARQGVLLLNTVLTVEQGQAASHARRGWEAVTDCLIHALAASRPNLVFMLWGSHAQAKKPLLGDGHRVLEAPHPSPLSAHRGFLGCGHFREANRWLEAHGRTPVDWTAA, encoded by the coding sequence ATGCAAGCCGATCTCTTCGCCGCCGAAGCGCCCTGTGCCCCCGGCGAGCCCTCCCCCGCCGCCAGCCTGCAGGCCCAGGCCGATGCCCTCCCCGCCGCGTGGCGCGCGCTGCTGGCGCCCTGCATCACCGTGCCGGCATGGCAGGAGCTGGCCGCCTTTGTCGATGGTGAACGCGCCGCCGGCAAACCGGTGTTCCCGCACCACGTCTTCCACGCGCTGCACCTGACGCCGCCGGATGCGGTCAAGGTGGTGATCCTGGGCCAGGATCCATACCACGGCACCGGCACCGTCGGCGGCGTGGAGCTGCCGCAGGCGCACGGCCTGGCCTTCTCAGTGCAGGAAGGCATCAAGGTGCCGCCCAGCCTGCGCAACATCTTCAAGGAAATCGCCGCCGAGTTCGGCGTGGATAGCACCCCGCCGCGCACCTCGGGCAACCTGGAAGGCTGGGCACGCCAGGGCGTGCTGCTGCTCAACACCGTGCTGACGGTCGAGCAGGGCCAGGCCGCCAGCCACGCGCGCCGCGGCTGGGAAGCGGTCACGGACTGCCTGATCCACGCGCTGGCGGCAAGCCGCCCGAACCTGGTGTTCATGCTGTGGGGCAGCCACGCCCAGGCGAAGAAACCGTTGCTCGGCGACGGCCACCGCGTGCTCGAAGCGCCGCATCCTTCGCCGCTGTCGGCGCATCGCGGCTTTCTCGGCTGCGGCCACTTCCGCGAAGCCAACCGCTGGCTCGAAGCGCACGGCCGCACGCCGGTCGACTGGACCGCGGCCTGA
- a CDS encoding acylphosphatase: MKKATWRLVAHGRVQGVGYRAACADAADELGLGGWVRNRVDGTVEVMAHGTVKQLEALQAWMETGPPAAQVTFVEVGRGEGEFAGFEFRPTI; encoded by the coding sequence ATGAAGAAGGCAACCTGGCGCCTGGTCGCGCATGGGCGCGTGCAGGGCGTCGGCTATCGCGCCGCCTGCGCCGACGCCGCGGATGAACTCGGGCTGGGCGGCTGGGTGCGCAACCGGGTCGACGGCACCGTCGAGGTGATGGCGCACGGCACCGTCAAGCAGCTGGAAGCGCTGCAGGCGTGGATGGAAACGGGCCCGCCGGCGGCGCAAGTGACGTTTGTCGAGGTCGGGCGCGGGGAAGGGGAGTTCGCCGGCTTCGAGTTCCGGCCGACGATCTAG
- a CDS encoding FUSC family protein: protein MQYAHDPRTFLYSHYVYRGLRSATGVIGATLIALHFSDLPTAMVVSMGALCTSLMDLPSPLNHKFNEMLASVLLCSAVTLVVALTTPFPRVMPFVLVLVTFLAAMMTVYGNKTLPLQFAALFVMTLTINEDFVVERALVHAAQFSAGAVAYLGYAMLVSWLTERRTRQQVLAESLYELAGYLEIKAGFYDAGNDYDAQFNQLVRQQIVVAERQQAARDLVLRGNRTPHDGLLVQVHLRMLDLYEYVLSTNTDYPLLRQTFGGTPVLDHLRGLVVLMCKDVEEIAYEVTRGRGSYATVEYREGLRAVEAEIAQLRHHHIKPAAMTALAETLDMIRGAITLIGQLHEASRTPVEPAKVLPGSDMTPFLTRQKYELGVLRENLHWRSPAFRFALRMSMAVALGLWITNHLPYASHSYWILLTIIVILKPNFSMTKQRYNDRVIGTLIGCVVAVGILKVVDEPLILLGVLFLALVASAAFVTIKYRYTAIAACIQVLIQINLLMPGSPTVAGERLVDTVIGGIIASLFSFVLPSWEYRAIPKLVENVLQANRRYIAATRDLLLRRAKDDFAYRVQRKQFMDNLSALISSFQRMLDEPRSRHRAVDNLNRFIVQNYLVAAHVAAARIQVRQHYDELDIPAAEAAIEQATEAARNSLQLASERLHADERGGGRGAGFIRRERAPVLAEAQAPLAVAAGPVVADVAEAEEDAAAERRARLADSADKRRTDTLVQAAALGESSEQAGPASSSTGRPANAVLERRLRALREDAAKIALRTGAIGRAMRARS, encoded by the coding sequence ATGCAATACGCGCACGACCCCCGCACCTTCCTGTATTCGCACTACGTATATCGGGGGCTGCGCTCGGCCACCGGGGTGATCGGCGCCACGCTGATCGCGCTGCATTTCTCCGACCTGCCCACCGCGATGGTGGTGTCGATGGGCGCGCTGTGCACCAGCCTGATGGACCTGCCCAGCCCGCTGAACCACAAATTCAACGAGATGCTGGCGAGCGTGCTGCTGTGCAGCGCGGTGACGCTGGTGGTGGCGCTGACCACGCCGTTCCCGCGGGTGATGCCGTTCGTGCTGGTGCTGGTGACGTTCCTCGCCGCCATGATGACGGTGTACGGCAACAAGACCTTGCCGCTGCAATTCGCCGCGCTGTTCGTGATGACGCTCACGATCAACGAGGACTTCGTGGTCGAGCGCGCGCTGGTCCATGCGGCGCAGTTCAGCGCCGGCGCGGTGGCCTACCTCGGCTACGCGATGCTGGTGAGCTGGCTGACCGAGCGGCGCACCAGGCAACAGGTACTGGCCGAGTCGCTGTACGAGCTGGCCGGCTACCTCGAGATCAAGGCCGGCTTCTACGACGCCGGCAATGACTACGATGCCCAGTTCAACCAGCTGGTGCGCCAGCAGATCGTGGTGGCCGAGCGCCAGCAGGCCGCGCGCGACCTGGTGCTGCGCGGCAACCGCACGCCGCATGACGGGCTGCTGGTGCAGGTGCACCTGCGCATGCTCGACCTGTACGAGTACGTGCTGTCCACCAACACCGACTACCCGCTGCTGCGCCAGACCTTCGGCGGCACGCCGGTGCTGGACCACCTGCGCGGGCTGGTAGTGCTGATGTGCAAGGACGTGGAAGAGATCGCCTACGAGGTCACGCGCGGGCGCGGCTCTTACGCGACGGTGGAATACCGCGAAGGCCTGCGCGCGGTCGAGGCCGAGATCGCGCAGCTGCGCCACCACCACATCAAGCCCGCGGCGATGACGGCGCTGGCCGAGACGCTGGACATGATCCGCGGCGCGATCACGCTGATCGGGCAGCTGCACGAGGCCTCGCGCACGCCGGTGGAGCCGGCCAAGGTGCTGCCGGGCAGCGACATGACGCCGTTCCTGACGCGCCAGAAGTACGAGCTGGGCGTGCTGCGCGAAAACCTGCACTGGCGCTCGCCGGCGTTCCGCTTTGCGCTGCGCATGTCGATGGCGGTGGCGCTGGGGCTGTGGATCACCAACCACCTGCCGTACGCCTCGCACAGCTACTGGATCCTGCTGACCATCATCGTCATCCTGAAGCCGAACTTCAGCATGACCAAGCAGCGCTACAACGACCGCGTGATCGGCACGCTGATCGGCTGCGTGGTGGCGGTGGGGATCCTGAAGGTGGTGGACGAGCCGCTGATACTGCTGGGCGTGCTGTTTCTGGCGCTGGTGGCCAGCGCCGCGTTCGTGACCATCAAGTACCGCTATACCGCGATCGCGGCCTGCATCCAGGTGCTCATCCAGATCAACCTGCTGATGCCGGGCAGCCCGACGGTGGCGGGTGAGCGGCTGGTCGATACGGTGATCGGCGGCATCATCGCCTCGTTGTTCAGCTTCGTGCTGCCGAGCTGGGAATACCGCGCCATCCCCAAGCTGGTGGAGAACGTGCTGCAGGCCAACCGCCGCTATATCGCCGCAACGCGCGACCTGCTGCTGCGCCGGGCCAAGGACGACTTTGCCTATCGCGTGCAGCGCAAGCAGTTCATGGACAACCTGTCGGCGCTGATCTCTTCGTTCCAGCGCATGCTGGACGAGCCCAGGAGCCGGCATCGCGCGGTCGACAACCTGAACCGCTTTATCGTGCAGAACTACCTGGTGGCGGCGCACGTGGCGGCGGCGCGGATCCAGGTGCGGCAGCACTACGATGAGCTGGATATTCCCGCGGCCGAGGCGGCCATCGAGCAGGCTACCGAAGCGGCGCGCAACAGCCTGCAGCTGGCCAGCGAGCGGCTGCATGCCGACGAGCGTGGCGGCGGGCGCGGCGCGGGCTTTATCCGCCGCGAACGCGCGCCTGTGTTGGCCGAAGCGCAGGCGCCGCTGGCGGTAGCGGCAGGGCCGGTCGTGGCCGATGTCGCTGAAGCCGAGGAGGATGCGGCGGCCGAGCGCCGCGCGCGGCTGGCGGACTCGGCGGACAAGCGCCGCACCGATACGCTGGTACAGGCTGCCGCTCTGGGCGAGTCTAGCGAGCAGGCCGGGCCGGCGTCCAGCTCCACTGGCCGTCCCGCCAACGCAGTGCTGGAGCGCCGGCTGCGCGCGCTGCGCGAGGACGCGGCCAAGATCGCGCTGCGTACCGGGGCGATCGGGCGGGCGATGCGGGCGCGTTCTTAA
- a CDS encoding M61 family metallopeptidase has translation MTPIRYAIAPLAPEAHLFAVTVTVSEPDPAGQRFTLPAWIPGSYMIRDFARHIVRIRADAGGREVPLTKLDKQSWQAAPVSLSDGPLMLSYEVYAWDLSVRAAHLDATHGFFNGSSVFLCVEGQAERPCTVDIHAPEGEAYRGWRVATAMPEAPGRDGAKRYGFGRYQVADYDELVDHPVEMGNFQLASFRACGAQHDVVFTGRVPNLDLERVCRDLKRICENQIRLFEPRSAEAPFLDSNRRYVFMTMVTTDGYGGLEHRASTALMCARNDLPVRGDSDTSEGYRTFLGLCSHEYFHTWNVKRIKPAAFVPYRLADEAYTPLLWLFEGFTSYYDDLVLVRSGCVTEAQYVEMLGKTWNGVLRGNGRTKQSVAESSFDAWTKYYRQDENAPNAIVSYYTKGSLVALALDLTIRAKSRGRRSLDDVMRALWRRYGRGFYAPGAMQRGVTEPEVYALFDDVTGLKLGSLLRSLTEGTGELPLAALFRDFGVKAEAQKPSRTAALGIKVKTDDGWVRVTQVLDGGAAQAAGLSAGDLLVAIDGLRVGPGQVDKLLGRYRTGDRIDLHAFRRDELQVLPVTLAREPAAQFKVKLADGRHAARSRWLGQ, from the coding sequence ATGACGCCGATCCGCTACGCCATCGCCCCGCTTGCGCCTGAGGCGCACCTGTTTGCCGTCACCGTCACGGTGAGCGAGCCCGATCCCGCCGGCCAGCGCTTCACGCTGCCCGCGTGGATCCCGGGCAGCTACATGATCCGCGACTTCGCCCGCCATATCGTGCGCATCCGTGCCGATGCCGGCGGCCGCGAAGTCCCGCTGACCAAGCTCGACAAGCAGAGCTGGCAGGCCGCGCCGGTGAGCCTGTCGGACGGCCCGCTGATGCTGAGCTACGAAGTCTATGCCTGGGACCTGTCGGTGCGCGCCGCGCACCTGGACGCCACCCATGGCTTCTTCAACGGCAGCTCGGTGTTCCTGTGCGTCGAAGGCCAGGCCGAGCGGCCATGCACCGTCGATATCCACGCGCCCGAAGGCGAGGCCTACCGCGGCTGGCGTGTCGCCACCGCGATGCCGGAAGCGCCGGGCCGCGACGGCGCGAAGCGCTACGGCTTCGGCCGCTACCAGGTTGCCGACTACGACGAACTGGTCGACCACCCTGTCGAGATGGGCAACTTCCAGCTCGCCAGCTTCCGTGCCTGTGGCGCGCAGCACGACGTGGTCTTCACCGGCCGCGTGCCCAACCTCGACCTCGAGCGCGTCTGCCGCGACCTCAAGCGCATCTGCGAAAACCAGATCCGCCTGTTCGAACCCCGCAGCGCCGAGGCGCCGTTCCTGGACAGCAACCGCCGCTACGTCTTCATGACGATGGTCACCACCGACGGCTACGGCGGCCTCGAGCACCGCGCCAGCACCGCGCTGATGTGCGCGCGCAATGACCTGCCGGTGCGCGGCGACAGCGACACCAGCGAGGGCTATCGCACCTTCCTGGGCCTGTGCAGCCACGAGTATTTCCACACCTGGAACGTCAAGCGCATCAAGCCCGCCGCGTTCGTGCCGTACCGGCTGGCCGACGAAGCCTACACGCCGCTGCTGTGGCTGTTCGAGGGCTTCACCAGCTACTACGACGACCTGGTGCTGGTGCGCTCGGGCTGCGTGACCGAGGCGCAGTACGTCGAGATGCTGGGCAAGACCTGGAACGGCGTGCTGCGCGGCAACGGCCGCACCAAGCAGAGCGTGGCCGAAAGCTCGTTCGATGCCTGGACCAAGTACTACCGCCAGGACGAGAACGCGCCCAACGCCATCGTCAGCTACTACACCAAGGGGTCGCTGGTGGCGCTGGCGCTGGACCTGACCATCCGCGCCAAGTCGCGCGGACGGCGCTCGCTCGACGACGTCATGCGCGCGCTGTGGCGCCGCTACGGGCGCGGCTTCTATGCGCCCGGCGCGATGCAGCGCGGCGTGACCGAGCCGGAGGTGTATGCGCTGTTCGACGATGTGACCGGCCTGAAGCTGGGCAGCCTGCTGCGCTCGCTGACCGAAGGCACCGGCGAACTGCCGCTGGCGGCGCTGTTCAGGGACTTCGGCGTCAAGGCCGAGGCGCAGAAGCCGTCGCGCACCGCGGCGCTGGGCATCAAGGTCAAGACTGACGACGGCTGGGTACGCGTCACGCAGGTGCTGGACGGCGGCGCGGCGCAGGCCGCGGGCCTGTCGGCCGGCGACCTGCTGGTGGCCATCGACGGCCTGCGCGTGGGGCCCGGCCAGGTCGACAAGCTGCTGGGACGCTACCGCACCGGCGACCGCATCGACCTGCACGCCTTCCGCCGCGACGAGCTGCAGGTGCTGCCGGTCACGCTGGCGCGCGAGCCCGCGGCGCAGTTCAAGGTCAAGCTGGCGGACGGCCGGCATGCGGCGCGCTCGCGCTGGCTGGGCCAGTGA
- a CDS encoding MDR family oxidoreductase codes for MTFQALLLTQADGATQANLATLDEAQLPADGDVLVAVDYSTINFKDGLAITGRSPVVRKWPMVAGIDGAGTVLESSSARWQAGDKVVLNGYGVGETHWGCLAQRARLKGDWLVRLPDAFTTRQAMAIGTAGYTAMLSVLALERGGVNGPVQPGDGEVLVTGASGGVGSVAIAVLSKLGYKVVASTGKTNEADFLKALGAADVIDRAELGAPGKPLQKERWAAVVDSVGSHTLVNACAQVHYGGVVTACGLAQGMDFPASVAPFILRGVTLHGIDSVMAAMPLRERAWQRLASDLEPDRLNAITREIGLAEAIDAGRRIVEGGMRGRVVVDVNRA; via the coding sequence ATGACGTTCCAGGCATTGCTGCTGACCCAGGCCGACGGCGCCACCCAGGCCAATCTGGCCACGCTAGACGAAGCGCAGTTGCCCGCCGATGGCGACGTGCTGGTCGCCGTGGACTACTCCACCATCAACTTCAAGGACGGCCTGGCGATCACGGGCCGCTCGCCGGTGGTGCGCAAGTGGCCGATGGTGGCGGGCATCGACGGCGCCGGCACGGTGCTGGAATCGTCCAGCGCGCGCTGGCAGGCCGGCGACAAGGTGGTGCTGAACGGCTACGGCGTGGGCGAGACCCACTGGGGCTGCCTGGCGCAGCGCGCGCGGCTGAAGGGTGACTGGCTGGTGCGCCTGCCCGATGCCTTCACCACGCGCCAGGCCATGGCGATCGGCACCGCCGGCTATACCGCGATGCTGTCGGTGCTGGCGCTGGAGCGCGGCGGCGTCAACGGCCCGGTGCAGCCCGGCGATGGCGAGGTGCTGGTGACCGGCGCTTCCGGCGGCGTGGGCTCGGTCGCGATCGCGGTGCTGAGCAAGCTGGGCTACAAGGTGGTGGCGTCGACCGGCAAGACCAATGAAGCCGACTTCCTGAAGGCGCTGGGCGCTGCCGATGTCATCGACCGCGCCGAGCTTGGCGCGCCCGGCAAGCCGCTGCAGAAGGAGCGCTGGGCCGCGGTGGTGGATTCGGTCGGCTCGCATACCCTGGTCAACGCGTGCGCGCAGGTGCACTACGGCGGCGTGGTGACGGCGTGCGGGCTGGCGCAGGGGATGGACTTCCCGGCATCGGTGGCGCCGTTCATCCTGCGCGGCGTTACGCTGCACGGCATCGACAGCGTGATGGCGGCCATGCCGCTGCGCGAGCGCGCGTGGCAGCGGCTGGCGAGCGACCTGGAGCCGGATCGCCTGAACGCGATCACGCGCGAGATCGGGCTGGCCGAGGCGATCGACGCCGGCCGCAGGATCGTGGAAGGCGGCATGCGCGGCCGCGTGGTGGTCGACGTCAATCGTGCCTGA
- a CDS encoding DsbC family protein, giving the protein MFQFLRRHPVRSATVTAVVGGLAAAGFALHAMAAGEPGTDRIKESLQKVLGGRAEVKSVSKTPVPGLFEANIGGQVVYTDSTGRYILNGEMIDTRTGTNLTEERMAEINRIKWSDLPLARAIKWTKGDGSRQIAVFSDPNCGYCKRIEQTFQQMDNITVYTFLYPVLSPDSETKAKQVWCAADRTKAWRDWMLKQVALTGNGSCQTPLQENLALGHSMNVTGTPAVFFMDGTRIPGAADVATLEKKLASIKK; this is encoded by the coding sequence ATGTTCCAATTCCTGCGCCGCCACCCTGTCCGCAGCGCCACCGTCACCGCCGTCGTTGGCGGCCTGGCCGCGGCCGGCTTTGCCCTGCATGCCATGGCGGCGGGTGAACCCGGCACCGACCGCATCAAGGAGTCGCTGCAGAAGGTGCTGGGCGGCCGCGCCGAGGTGAAAAGTGTCAGCAAGACTCCGGTGCCGGGGCTATTCGAGGCCAATATCGGCGGGCAGGTGGTCTACACCGACAGCACCGGCCGCTACATCCTCAACGGCGAGATGATCGACACCCGCACCGGCACCAACCTGACCGAAGAGCGGATGGCCGAGATCAACCGCATCAAGTGGTCGGACCTGCCGCTGGCGCGCGCGATCAAGTGGACCAAGGGCGATGGCAGCCGCCAGATCGCGGTGTTCTCCGACCCGAACTGCGGCTACTGCAAGCGCATCGAGCAGACCTTCCAGCAGATGGACAACATCACCGTGTACACCTTCCTGTACCCGGTGCTGTCGCCCGACTCGGAAACCAAGGCCAAGCAGGTCTGGTGCGCGGCCGACCGCACCAAGGCGTGGCGCGACTGGATGCTCAAGCAGGTCGCGCTGACCGGCAACGGCAGCTGCCAGACGCCGTTGCAGGAAAACCTGGCGCTGGGCCATAGCATGAACGTGACCGGCACGCCGGCAGTGTTCTTCATGGATGGCACCCGTATCCCGGGCGCGGCCGACGTGGCCACGCTGGAGAAGAAGCTCGCCAGCATCAAGAAATAA
- a CDS encoding UbiH/UbiF family hydroxylase, translating into MTRSHASARTAARNSSAFQVAVVGGGIVGKSCALLLAQQGMDVALVAPKPPRGVGRAPAEDWDSRIYAFSASSQALLERMRVWEALDPARIQPVRDMRVFGDVSAAETSPSLDGDLHFSAYAAAVPQLAWIIESGHVERALDTALGFQHQVTWHDGTATVCERDPEGITLTLDNGNKLRTALAIGADGARSWLRQQCHIGVSTRKYRQLGVVANFACERPHHETAWQWFLGAPEKLMADEEPANGEVLAMLPLPGNHVSMVWSADEAHARDLLALSPEALAATVMQGAAGAVGSQFGTLRCVTPAQGFPLVLQRADQFVQPHVALVGDAAHVVHPLAGQGMNLGLRDVAELGRVMADKEPFRSEGDLRLLRRYERARATDLLSLTAATDGLHRLFSLPGGVARVVRNTGMRAVGGQPLLKRFLIGRALG; encoded by the coding sequence ATGACCCGATCCCACGCGTCCGCGCGCACCGCTGCGCGCAATTCTTCCGCTTTCCAGGTGGCCGTCGTCGGCGGCGGCATCGTCGGCAAGTCCTGTGCCTTGTTGCTGGCCCAGCAGGGCATGGACGTGGCGCTGGTGGCGCCGAAGCCGCCCCGCGGCGTCGGCCGCGCGCCAGCCGAGGATTGGGACAGCCGTATCTATGCCTTCTCCGCCAGCTCGCAGGCGCTGCTGGAGCGGATGCGCGTGTGGGAGGCGCTGGACCCGGCTCGCATCCAGCCGGTGCGCGACATGCGTGTCTTTGGCGACGTCAGCGCCGCCGAGACCTCGCCCAGCCTGGACGGCGACCTGCATTTCTCCGCGTACGCCGCGGCGGTGCCGCAACTGGCGTGGATCATCGAATCCGGCCATGTCGAGCGCGCGCTCGACACCGCGCTAGGCTTCCAGCACCAGGTGACCTGGCATGACGGCACCGCCACCGTATGCGAGCGCGATCCGGAGGGCATTACCCTGACGCTGGACAACGGCAACAAGCTGCGCACGGCGCTGGCGATCGGCGCCGACGGCGCGCGCTCGTGGCTGCGCCAGCAGTGCCATATCGGCGTCAGCACGCGCAAGTACCGCCAGCTTGGCGTGGTCGCCAACTTTGCCTGCGAGCGTCCGCACCACGAGACCGCCTGGCAGTGGTTCCTGGGCGCGCCGGAAAAGCTGATGGCCGACGAAGAGCCTGCCAACGGCGAGGTACTGGCGATGCTGCCGCTGCCGGGCAACCATGTCTCGATGGTCTGGTCGGCAGACGAAGCGCACGCGCGCGACCTGCTCGCGCTGTCGCCCGAGGCGCTTGCCGCCACCGTGATGCAGGGCGCCGCCGGCGCGGTTGGCAGCCAGTTCGGCACGTTGCGCTGCGTGACGCCGGCGCAGGGCTTCCCGCTGGTGCTGCAGCGCGCCGACCAGTTCGTGCAGCCGCACGTGGCGCTGGTCGGCGACGCCGCCCACGTGGTGCACCCGCTGGCGGGGCAGGGCATGAACCTGGGACTGCGCGATGTGGCGGAACTTGGCCGCGTGATGGCCGACAAAGAACCTTTCCGCAGCGAGGGCGACCTGCGCCTGCTGCGCCGCTACGAGCGCGCGCGCGCCACCGACCTGCTGTCGCTGACCGCGGCCACCGACGGGCTGCACCGGCTGTTCTCGCTGCCCGGCGGCGTGGCGCGGGTGGTGCGCAACACCGGCATGCGCGCGGTAGGCGGCCAGCCGCTGCTCAAGCGTTTCCTGATCGGGCGCGCGCTCGGCTGA
- the ychF gene encoding redox-regulated ATPase YchF, which produces MSLKCGIVGLPNVGKSTLFNALTKAGIAAENYPFCTIEPNVGVVEVPDPRLASLAEIVRPERILPATVEFVDIAGLVAGASKGEGLGNQFLANIRETDAITHVVRCFEDDNVIHVAGKVDPLSDIEVINTELALADLATVEKALARYIKPARAGDKEAQRLVAVLEKAQAVLDQAKAVRTLDLAPEEWDAIRPFCLITAKPTMYVANVREDGFENNPHLDAVREYAKQTNSPVVAVCAAIEAEIADLDDADKAEFLADLGMEEPGLDRVIRAGFKLLGLQTYFTAGVKEVRAWTIHVGDTAPKAAGVIHTDFERGFIRAQTIAFDDYISFKGETGAKEAGKMRAEGKEYVVKDGDVLNFLFNV; this is translated from the coding sequence ATGAGCCTCAAATGCGGCATCGTCGGCCTGCCCAACGTCGGCAAGTCCACGCTGTTCAATGCCCTGACCAAGGCCGGCATCGCCGCCGAAAACTATCCGTTCTGCACGATCGAGCCCAATGTGGGCGTGGTCGAAGTGCCGGATCCGAGGCTCGCCAGCCTGGCCGAGATCGTCAGGCCTGAGCGCATCCTGCCGGCCACGGTCGAGTTCGTCGACATCGCCGGCCTGGTCGCGGGCGCTTCCAAGGGTGAAGGCCTGGGCAACCAGTTCCTGGCCAATATCCGCGAAACCGATGCCATCACCCACGTGGTGCGCTGCTTCGAAGACGACAACGTGATCCACGTGGCCGGCAAGGTCGATCCGCTGTCGGACATCGAGGTCATCAACACCGAACTCGCACTGGCCGACCTGGCCACCGTGGAAAAGGCCCTGGCCCGCTATATCAAGCCGGCCCGCGCCGGCGACAAGGAAGCGCAGCGCCTGGTCGCCGTGCTGGAAAAGGCGCAAGCCGTGCTCGACCAGGCCAAGGCCGTGCGCACCCTCGACCTGGCCCCGGAAGAATGGGACGCCATCCGTCCATTCTGCCTGATCACCGCCAAGCCGACCATGTATGTCGCCAACGTGCGTGAAGACGGCTTCGAGAACAACCCGCACCTGGACGCGGTGCGCGAGTACGCCAAGCAGACCAATTCGCCGGTGGTAGCCGTGTGCGCCGCCATCGAAGCCGAGATCGCCGACCTGGACGACGCCGACAAGGCCGAATTCCTGGCCGACCTGGGCATGGAAGAGCCGGGCCTGGACCGCGTGATCCGCGCCGGCTTCAAGCTGCTTGGCCTGCAGACCTACTTCACTGCCGGCGTGAAGGAAGTGCGCGCCTGGACCATCCATGTCGGCGACACGGCGCCCAAGGCGGCCGGCGTGATCCATACTGACTTCGAACGCGGCTTTATCCGTGCGCAGACCATTGCCTTCGACGACTACATCTCGTTCAAGGGCGAGACCGGCGCCAAGGAAGCCGGCAAGATGCGGGCGGAAGGCAAGGAATACGTGGTGAAGGATGGGGATGTGCTGAACTTCCTGTTCAACGTCTGA